AGTCGTTGATTTCAAGCCGGGCCGCAGGCCAGCCCTGCGCATCGGCCTTGAACAGGCGGTCGAGCTGCGCCTGCCAGACGGCGCCATAGCCATTGACCGATGTCGTCACACGCACGCGGGTCTGTCCCGCATTGCCCGGCTCCAGCAGCACTTCAAGGTCGCCCGAGCCGACCACGCCCACCATGACCCGCCCGGTGGCGGGCTGCCCCGCAGGGTACTGAAAATCAAAGGTTTCCATAACAGCTTTCAAAGAAGTGAAGGCCTTTGGACCCGGGGGTCCAGGCGATCCAGGAACAAGGTGGCGGCCAGCAGATCGGCTGCGCCGCCCGGCGATACGTTGAAGGCCAGCGCGCGCGCGTCAAGCTGGCGCAGCAGGCGCCGGCCCGTCAGGGTGGCCACGCCGCCGCCGGCCAGCACGCCGGCGGCATCCGCCTGCAGCGCCTGCAGCGCTGCCGGCCCGGCGCGCGACAGCACGCAGGTGTCGTCCAGGCCACTCAAAATGGCCAGCAGCGCATTCAGGCGCGATGCCGTCTCGCTGTCGCCGCGCGAGCGGCTGCGCTGCAGTTCGGGCAGCCCCCGCTCGATGACCTGCGGAAAACCGGCCTGCGCCTGAC
This DNA window, taken from Polaromonas hydrogenivorans, encodes the following:
- a CDS encoding malonate decarboxylase subunit delta, translating into METFDFQYPAGQPATGRVMVGVVGSGDLEVLLEPGNAGQTRVRVTTSVNGYGAVWQAQLDRLFKADAQGWPAARLEINDFGATPGVVGMRVAQAFQTLDDAAAGEKP